The genomic DNA AATGTTTGTTATTAAAATGAATCAGTGCCTAACAAACAGCTCCACAGCCAAGCAAGAAGATAAGCAAGAAGAGCGTGGCAGCTGCCAAACATTAATAAAACCAAAAAGAAAATCAGGGAATTCACAATTTTAAAGTAGATTATTGACAAGAAATTACCCTTTAAATTTTTTACATAATCTGGAATTAAACCAGTAAAAAAAATAAATGTTTTATATATAAAGAACGGGGGAAAAATGAAAAAATATGATTGGAAAGATATCAGAAATGTTGCTCTTGTGGGTGCGAGCGGTGCCGGAAAAACGAGTCTGATCGAGCAGATGCTTTATAATGCGAAAGCAACAAGTAGAGTTGGAAAAATTGAAGATGGAAACACGGTCATGGATTTTAATGCGGAAGAGATCGAAAAAGGGATGTCCATGTCCTTGGGTGTTGCTTATTTTGAATGGAAAAATAATAAAATAAATATCCTTGATGCTCCGGGTAATGCAGATTTTGCCGGAGAACAGATTTCATCTTCACTCGCAGCGGAAACGCTTCTTTTTGTAGCAAATGCTCATGGCGGATATGAAGTCAGTCTGGAGCAATCCCTGGAGTTGCTGGCAAATTCTCCGGCAGCAAAAGGGATCATCGTCAACAGGATGGATAATGAAGGTGCTGATTTTAATAAAACTATCGAACTGATCAAAGAAAATACCGATCTGAATCCTATTCCTATCTTTCTGCCAATCGGTTCTGAACACAGGTTTGAAGGAATCGTTGACATCGTAAAAGGAAAAGCATTTATCAAAGATAAGGTAGCGGATATTCCTGCAAATATGGCTGATCAGGTCGAGGAAAGTCGATTAGCCTTGATGGAAGCAGTTGCTGAAAGCGATGACGACCTTCTGGAAAAATATTTTGAAGTTGGTAAACTTTCAGACGAAGAACTTTCCTCAGGGATTAAATCTGCGATAACTGCTGGAACCCTCATCCCTGTTTTTGCCTGTTCCGCAACCTCTAATATCGCAGTAAATGATATTATGAATGCGATCTCTGATTATTTACCGTCTCCTGCTGATAAGAATAAAATAACAGTCGAAGAAAAAGGAGAAGAAAAAACAATTACAACTTCAATAAATGGTGATCTTTGTGCTTATGTATTCAAATCGTTTACTGATCCGAATGTGGGTGATATTGCTTATGTGAGAGTTTTTTCAGGAAATCTGAAAAGCGGAATGGAAGTTTTTGTTCCGGAAAAAGATAGCAAGGACAGAATCGGTTCGATGTATTATGTTGTAGGAAAAGGAAGAACTGAAACAGATGAACTGAGCGCAGGTGATATTGGGGGCTTGGTAAAAATTAAAGTTGCTCGTAGTTTTAATTCACTGGTCAAAATCGGATCAAAAATCAGGTTAAAGAAAGTCGCTCTTCCGACTCCTGTTTTCTGGCAGGCGATCAAAGCCGTAAACCAGCATGATGAAGACAAGATCGGTTCAGCTCTAACCAAGCTGTTAGATGAAGATCCGACCATTACTCTGGAAATGAATGCGGAAACGAATGAGAATGTTCTTGCCGGAATCGGTGATCAGCAAATTAGTTTTTTAAACAAAAAACTAAAATCCCGTTATAAGATCGATGCGGAATTATCTTTACCTTCAGTTCCTTATAAAGAAACAATTACCGGTAAAGCCGATATCAGTTATAAACACAAAAAACAATCCGGTGGAAGAGGACAGTATGGAGAAGTTTATTTCCGGGTTGCCCCCAAACAAAGGGGAGAAGGTTTTGAATTCATAAATTCGATCGTTGGTGGAACGATTCCAAGCAAATATATTCCGGCAATTGAAAAAGGTCTTGTAGAAATCATGGGTAAAGGTATTGTTTCAGGAAATCCGATTGTCGATATCAGTGTTGATTGTTATTACGGAAGTTATCACGATGTCGATTCATCTGAAATGGCGTTTAAAATAGCTTCCTGGAATGCCCTGAAAAAAGCTTTTGAGATTGCCAAACCGATTCTCCTGGAACCTGTTTATGAAGCCCAGATAATTATCCCGAATGAATATATGGGTGATGTCATGGGAGATATTTCAACGCGTAGAGGGAAGATATTAGGAATGGAACAAAAGGGAAAGAAACAGATTTTAAACGCTCATATTCCGCTTGCTGAATTATTCGGATATTATCCCGCTCTTAAATCTCTAACTCAAGGTCGTGGAAAATTTACTCAGAAATTTTCACATTTTGAAAAAGTCCCAGGTGACATAGCTTCTAAAGTCATTGCTGAAGCTAATAAAAAAGACGAATGAAGCTTATCTTTCCGAAGCTTCTTCCAAAGATATTCTCAATAGTAAGATTCGGAAAGTTATTTGATGTTCTTTCCTAAAATTTAATTTCCAGACAAAATGGAAACTTGACTTATCCGGCACTTGCAGGATGAGTTAAATTGACATGTCTCAATGGATTATAAAACTTGAGTCAAGTCAGACAAAGCAAACTTAATTCAAGTTTTCACTCTGAAATAACCTGTTTAATTTTATGCGTATGTGATGAAACTTGAAAAGTTTAGAGTAATTGCAGGAGGTCAAGATGGGTTTAGTTTACGCAGAAATAACTTTAAGAAACGGTTTAGATGTTGCCTTACATAATGTTGGAAAACTCGAAAAAAAGGATATTCGGGAACTAAAAGTAAAATCATTGGTTGATTCCGGTGCTTACATGTTAGCGATCAATGAAAATGTGAAGAGTCAGTTGGGTTTGGTCAAAGTTGATGAAAAAGTTGCTGAACTTGCAGATGGAACAAGACACAAATTAGATGTTGTGGGTCCTGTAGAAATCCATTTTAAGAATAGAAGAGCAAATGTAGATGCTATGGTTTTACCTGCTGATTCTACGATTTTACTCGGTTCTATCCCAATGGAAGATATGGATGTAATTATCGATCCGAAAAAACAGGAACTAATTGTAAATCCAGAAACTCCTTATATTCCCAAAACTTATTTGAAATAAACGATTAAACCTTTTATACATAATTTCTCGGAGGGAAAAATGTCCGGTCATAGTAAATGGGCTTCTATCAAACATAAAAAAGGAGCAACTGATGCCAAAAGAGGCAAGCTCTTTACGAAATTGATCAAGGAAATAATCGTGGCTGCTCGTGAAGGCGGAGGAGATGTTGACAGTAATCCTCGTTTAAGGGTTGCAGTTTCCACTGCTCGCGGAGCAAATATGCCGAACAATAACATCGAAAGAGCGATCAAACGAGGAACCGGTGAGATCGAAGGTGTTAATTATGAAAATTTCACTTACGAAGGCTACGGACACAATGGTGTTGCTATTTTGGTTGAGACCTTGACTGATAATAAGCAGCGTACGGTTTCGGAAGTCAGGCATGCTTTTTCCAAATATGGAGGAACTCTCGCAGAAAACGGTTCTGTTTCCTGGATCTTTGAACAGAAAGGTTTGATCGAAATTCCCAAAAACGATCTGAACGAAGATGAGATCATGATGGCTGGTCTCGATGCCGGAGCAGATGACATCACGCTGGAAGGTGATTTTTTCCAGGTAATAACTCCTTATTCTGAACTTCATCAAGTCATGCAAAACCTGGAAGAAGCAGGTTATAAAATTGAGAAAGCCGAACTGACCAGGATTCCAAAAAATACGATCAAGGCTGATGATTTTGCAGATAAATTGCTCAAACTTATTGATAATCTTGAAGATCTGGATGATGTCCAGAAAGTGTATGCGAATTTTGAAATTTCCGATGAAACTATGGAGAGGTTGTTTATAAATTGATCATTATTGGAGTTGATCCGGGAAGTAAATATTGCGGTTATGGCATTATCGAGGTTCAGAAAAACAGGATACTTGCTGCTGGATGCGATGTCATCAAAATCAAACAAAGTTTTACTTTCCCTGAAAAATTAACTGTAGTTTACACGGAGATCAAACAAATAATTGCAAAATACAAACCTGACATTGCTGCTGTCGAATCCATATTTTATGGGAAAAATATCAAATCTGCTTTTATTCTGGGACATGTACGGGGTGTAATCCTTTTAGCTCTGGCTGAACAAAATATCAAAGTTTTGGAATACTCACCGCGAGAAATAAAAAGATCTGTTGTGGGTAATGGAAATGCTTCTAAAGAGCAGGTTCAATATATGGTCCAGAAGATCTTGAATTTGAATTTGGAAAACCGATCTGAAGACGCGATGGATGCTCTGGCAATAGCTTTGTGTCAATTTAATAAAGAAAGATTCAGGAGCAGGTAATGTTTGCTTATTTAAAAGGAATTTTGGCAAAGAAAAATCCAACCTTCGCTGTAATTGACTGCCATGGTGTCGGTTATGAAGTGAACATTCCATTAAGTACTTTC from Candidatus Cloacimonadota bacterium includes the following:
- a CDS encoding elongation factor G, coding for MKKYDWKDIRNVALVGASGAGKTSLIEQMLYNAKATSRVGKIEDGNTVMDFNAEEIEKGMSMSLGVAYFEWKNNKINILDAPGNADFAGEQISSSLAAETLLFVANAHGGYEVSLEQSLELLANSPAAKGIIVNRMDNEGADFNKTIELIKENTDLNPIPIFLPIGSEHRFEGIVDIVKGKAFIKDKVADIPANMADQVEESRLALMEAVAESDDDLLEKYFEVGKLSDEELSSGIKSAITAGTLIPVFACSATSNIAVNDIMNAISDYLPSPADKNKITVEEKGEEKTITTSINGDLCAYVFKSFTDPNVGDIAYVRVFSGNLKSGMEVFVPEKDSKDRIGSMYYVVGKGRTETDELSAGDIGGLVKIKVARSFNSLVKIGSKIRLKKVALPTPVFWQAIKAVNQHDEDKIGSALTKLLDEDPTITLEMNAETNENVLAGIGDQQISFLNKKLKSRYKIDAELSLPSVPYKETITGKADISYKHKKQSGGRGQYGEVYFRVAPKQRGEGFEFINSIVGGTIPSKYIPAIEKGLVEIMGKGIVSGNPIVDISVDCYYGSYHDVDSSEMAFKIASWNALKKAFEIAKPILLEPVYEAQIIIPNEYMGDVMGDISTRRGKILGMEQKGKKQILNAHIPLAELFGYYPALKSLTQGRGKFTQKFSHFEKVPGDIASKVIAEANKKDE
- the ruvC gene encoding crossover junction endodeoxyribonuclease RuvC, with product MIIIGVDPGSKYCGYGIIEVQKNRILAAGCDVIKIKQSFTFPEKLTVVYTEIKQIIAKYKPDIAAVESIFYGKNIKSAFILGHVRGVILLALAEQNIKVLEYSPREIKRSVVGNGNASKEQVQYMVQKILNLNLENRSEDAMDALAIALCQFNKERFRSR
- a CDS encoding YebC/PmpR family DNA-binding transcriptional regulator; protein product: MSGHSKWASIKHKKGATDAKRGKLFTKLIKEIIVAAREGGGDVDSNPRLRVAVSTARGANMPNNNIERAIKRGTGEIEGVNYENFTYEGYGHNGVAILVETLTDNKQRTVSEVRHAFSKYGGTLAENGSVSWIFEQKGLIEIPKNDLNEDEIMMAGLDAGADDITLEGDFFQVITPYSELHQVMQNLEEAGYKIEKAELTRIPKNTIKADDFADKLLKLIDNLEDLDDVQKVYANFEISDETMERLFIN